A window of the Miscanthus floridulus cultivar M001 chromosome 14, ASM1932011v1, whole genome shotgun sequence genome harbors these coding sequences:
- the LOC136504398 gene encoding uncharacterized protein: protein MEPDAAQNPSPVPPPISAYYQTRAEHHAVVSSDWLAHAAAAAAAIPPGADAADAAALPPPPSSPGAGGGVIEEFNFWRRKPEAAEAVAAIMALAAVIRSSRATTMMELEIELKKASDKLKSWDATSISLSAACDLFMRFVTRTSHLEHEKFDAAKSRLIERGEKFGEISLKARKTIAMLSQDFIYDGCTILVHGYSRVVLEVLKLAASNRKLFRVLCTEGRPDRTGLRMSNELAALGIPVKVLIDSAVAYSMDEVDMVFVGADGVVESGGIINMMGTYQIALVAHSMNKPVYVAAESYKFARLYPLDQKDMTPAHRPIDFGVPVPTGVEVETSARDYTPPQYLTLLLTDLGVLTPSVVSDELIQLYL from the exons ATGGAGCCCGACGCCGCCCAAAACCCTAGCCCCGTCCCGCCGCCCATCTCCGCCTACTACCAGACGCGCGCGGAGCACCACGCCGTCGTCTCCAGCGACTGGCtcgcgcacgccgccgccgccgccgcagccatcCCCCCCGGCGCCGATGCCGCCGACGCGGCCGCCCTGCCCCCGCCCCCGTCGTCCCccggggccggcggcggcgtcaTCGAGGAGTTCAACTTCTGGCGCCGCAAGCCCGAGGCCGCGGAGGCGGTGGCCGCCATCATGGCACTCGCCGCCGTCATCCGCTCCAGCAGGGCCACCACCATGATGGAGCTCGAGATCGAGCTCAAGAAGGCGTCTGATAAGCTCAAG TCCTGGGACGCTACATCCATTTCTCTTTCAGCTGCTTGTGATTTGTTCATGCGGTTTGTAACGAGGACATCACATCTGGAGCATGAGAAGTTTGATGCAGCAAAATCACGCCTAATTGAGCGAGGTGAAAAATTTGGAGAGATATCTTTAAAG GCTCGCAAGACAATTGCAATGCTTAGCCAGGATTTCATTTATGATGGGTGTACTATACTTGTCCATGGGTATTCCAGGGTAGTATTGGAAGTTCTAAAGCTTGCTGCATCCAATCGCAAGCTCTTCCGGGTACTATGCACAG AGGGCAGGCCAGACAGAACTGGTTTAAGAATGTCAAATGAACTTGCAGCATTAGGCATCCCTGTTAAGGTTCTAATTGATTCAGCTGTTGCTTATTCTATGGATGAAGTTGACATGGTATTTGTTGGTGCTGATGGGGTTGTTGAGAGTGGAGGCATAATCAATATGATGGGCACTTATCAGATAGCTCTTGTGGCTCATAGTATGAACAAACCTGTTTATGTGGCAGCTGAAAGTTACAAG TTCGCTCGGCTATATCCCTTGGATCAAAAGGACATGACACCAGCTCACCGACCAATAGATTTTGGAGTCCCAGTACCCACTGGGGTGGAAGTGGAGACATCTGCAAGAGACTACACACCTCCTCAATATCTCACACTTCTCCTGACGGATCTTGGTGTTCTGACGCCTTCTGTTGTTAGTGATGAGCTCATCCAATTGTATCTATGA
- the LOC136503443 gene encoding uncharacterized protein, with the protein MAFDKSLLQRELEDSSSDDDDCLIMYRMSRNLFVRIMNDVELYDDYFVQKRSAANVLGLSCFQKVTAAFRMLTYGVPTDATDEYVCIRESTAIESLCRFVAAVVDLFEEEYLRYPNEADTTCLLALGEQNGFPGMLGSIDCMYWAWKNCPIEWQGQYKGHMEEPTIILEVVASNDLWIWHAFFGMPGSHNDINVLHRSPLFAKLAEGRAPEVNYTINGHDYTMGYYLADGIYLSWATLVKSISQPMGNKNKYFAKTHEAARKDVERAFGVLQSRFAIVRGAARIWDMETLSIIMKACVIMHNMIIEDEGVVDPTERFDYGGQNVEPSHESNRTLDEFIEAHKRIRDKEIHHQLKADLIEHLWQYFPDKY; encoded by the exons ATGGCGTTTGACAAATCTCTGTTGCAAAGAGAATTAGAAGATTCCTCATCAGACGACGATGATTGTCTCATCAT GTATAGGATGAGTCGGAACCTTTTCGTACGCATAATGAATGATGTAGAATTATACGATGACTACTTTGTCCAAAAAAGGAGTGCAGCCAATGTTCTTGGATTAAGTTGCTTTCAGAAAGTCACAGCAGCATTTCGTATGCTAACATATGGAGTTCCAACTGATGCTACGGATGAGTATGTCTGCATTAGAGAAAGTACCGCAATTGAGAGCCTATGTAGGTTTGTTGCTGCAGTTGTTGATTTATTTGAAGAAGAATACCTGAGATATCCTAATGAGGCTGACACAACATGCTTACTGGCACTCGGTGAGCAAAATGGTTTTCCTGGTATGTTAGGGTCCATCGATTGTATGTATTGGGCGTGGAAGAATTGTCCTATAGAGTGGCAGGGCCAGTACAAGGGGCATATGGAGGAGCCCACTATTATTTTGGAGGTTGTTGCTTCCAACGATCTTTGGATATGGCATGCCTTTTTTGGAATGCCTGGGTCTCAtaatgacatcaatgtgcttcacCGGTCTCCTTTATTTGCTAAGCTggctgagggcagagctcctGAGGTGAATTATACCATAAATGGTCATGATTATACGATGGGTTATTATCTAGCCGATGGTATATACCTATCATGGGCTACTTTAGTGAAGTCCATCTCTCAGCCTATGGGGAACAAGAACAAATATTTTGCCAAAACACATGAAGCAGCAAGGAAGGATGTCGAAAGAGCTTTTGGGGTTCTGCAATCAAGGTTCGCCATTGTTCGAGGAGCAGCTCGTATATGGGACATGGAGACACTGAGCATCATCATGAAAGCTTGTGTCATTATGCACAATATGATTATTGAAGATGAGGGAGTCGTTGACCCTACTGAGCGGTTCGATTACGGTGGCCAAAATGTGGAACCTTCTCATGAGAGTAATCGCACCCTCGATGAATTCATTGAAGCGCATAAAAGGATCAGAGACAAGGAAATACACCACCAATTAAAAGCAGACCTCATCGAGCACCT